In one Plasmodium falciparum 3D7 genome assembly, chromosome: 14 genomic region, the following are encoded:
- a CDS encoding succinyl-CoA ligase [ADP-forming] subunit beta, putative has product MARFKSQFNFMLKFKRHIGNKIIWGRTNNFFYKKEYIFSSFRNNIGKRYLSIHEYLSVDLLRSHNVPCPEGYAAKTAEEAEEKALLLQNVCGDNDLVIKAQVLSGGRGVGYFKENNFEGGVHVCRNSMEVKEIATKMLNNTLITKQSGPEGKKCNTVFICERFYIRKERYIAFLLDRNSDGIILLGSSIGGSSIEDIIKKNPDAIYKLNIDINNGLTTGQAREFSENIGFKNDQLNIVTDMIVNLYKVFKKYDCTLLEINPLSELNDGRVLCCDAKLNFDDNAEYRQKNIFEKRDLTQENKEELLAKKYNLNYVSLNGNIACMVNGAGLAMATLDLIILHKGNPSNFLDVGGGATEEEITEALKIINNNENAKICFINILGGIMRCDIIANGIINAFKQVKFNKPIIIRLEGTNQEQAHEIIKNSNIKCIVCQDMNIAAQKSVAMAKIIEIAERENIDISFN; this is encoded by the coding sequence atGGCCCGTTTTAAGAGCCAATTTAATTTCATGCTAAAGTTTAAGAGACATATTGGTAATAAGATAATATGGGGGAgaacaaataattttttttataaaaaggaatatattttttcttcatttagaAATAATATTGGAAAGAGATACTTAAGTATTCATGAATATTTATCAGTAGATTTATTACGTTCCCATAATGTACCTTGTCCTGAAGGGTATGCAGCGAAAACAGCAGAAGAAGCAGAAGAGAAAgctttattattacaaaacGTTTGTGGTGATAATGATTTAGTAATAAAAGCTCAAGTATTAAGTGGTGGGAGGGGTGTTGGTTATTTtaaggaaaataattttgaagGAGGAGTTCATGTGTGTCGAAATAGTATGGAAGTAAAAGAAATAGCAACAAAAATGTTGAATAATACTTTAATTACAAAGCAAAGTGGTCCtgaaggaaaaaaatgtaatactgtatttatatgtgaacgtttttatataagaaaagaaaGATATATTGCTTTTCTATTAGATAGAAATTCTGATGGTATAATTCTACTTGGATCAAGTATAGGAGGCTCATCTATTGAagatatcataaaaaaaaatccggatgctatatataaattaaatattgatATAAACAATGGTTTAACTACAGGACAAGCTAGAGAGTTTTCAGAAAATATAGGTTTTAAAAATGATCAATTAAATATTGTTACAGATATGAttgtaaatttatataaagtttttaaaaaatatgattgtACATTATTAGAAATTAATCCTTTATCAGAATTAAACGATGGAAGAGTTTTGTGTTGTGATGCCAAACTAAATTTTGATGATAATGCTGAATAtagacaaaaaaatatatttgaaaaaagaGATTTAAcacaagaaaataaagaagaattatTAGCTAAGAAATATAATCTTAATTATGTATCATTAAATGGAAATATTGCATGTATGGTTAACGGTGCAGGATTAGCTATGGCAACCTTagatttaattatattacataaaggTAACCCATCAAATTTTTTAGATGTAGGAGGAGGAGCAACAGAAGAAGAAATAACTGAAgctttaaaaattattaataataatgaaaatgcaaaaatttgttttataaatattctaGGAGGTATCATGAGATGTGATATTATTGCTAATGGTATTATTAACGCATTCAAGCAagtaaaatttaataaacctattattataagattAGAAGGTACGAATCAAGAACAAGCACACGAAATTATCAAAAACTCAAACATTAAATGTATTGTATGTCAAGACATGAATATCGCTGCTCAAAAAAGTGTAGCCATGGCAAAAATTATTGAAATAGCAGAACGTGAAAACATAGACATCTCGTTTAATTAA
- a CDS encoding 60S ribosomal protein L14, putative → MPRVELTEEEKLYISKKNLLFKRFVEPGRLCLIEYGPYAGKLCFIVDIVTITRVIVDGAFITGVPRMVIPLKRLKLLKERIKINKNCKSGFLRKTVNSTKVLEEFNNSKLGKKMIIKKKRDEATDFERFQVYFAKRELKKKMTTIKNKKNGENKKVKKNVQKVKA, encoded by the exons ATGCCACGAGTTGAATTAacagaagaagaaaaattatatatttctaaaaaaaatCTTTTGTTTAAAAGATTTGTAGAGCCAGGCAGATTATGCCTTATTGAGTATGGTCCATACGCTGGAAag TTATGTTTTATTGTAGATATTGTAACCATCACTCGTGTTATCGTCGATGGAGCATTTATTACAGG AGTGCCTCGTATGGTCATCCCCTTGAAAAGATTAAAGTTATTAAAGGaaagaattaaaattaacaaaaattGTAAAAGTGGATTTTTAAGGAAAACAGTTAACAGCACCAAGGTATTAGAAGAGTTTAATAATTCAAAGTTGGGAAAGAAAATGatcatcaaaaaaaaaagagatgaAGCTACCGACTTCGAAAGATTCCAAGTATATTTTGCCAAGagagaattaaaaaagaaaatgacaaccataaaaaataaaaaaaatggtgaaaataaaaaagttaaGAAAAATGTACAAAAGGTTAAAGCTTAA